From a region of the uncultured Desulfatiglans sp. genome:
- a CDS encoding Electron transport complex, RnfABCDGE type, G subunit, whose product MREMLKLFLSVVIFSALAGGLLTALQNSTKDRIEYQQLLFVKGPAILEILDGCTNDPLVDRFKLQDGETERSFFIGKFDGKPDTVAFETYGGGFGGDIGVIVAVNVETDKIVGIGVTTHSETPGIGSRAKTDKAFSRQFQGMDIAQTFKVKSDGGQVDAISGATVSSKGVASAVDAAGQIYQRLKSEIVKKTQA is encoded by the coding sequence ATGCGTGAAATGCTGAAGCTTTTCCTTTCGGTGGTGATATTCAGCGCCCTTGCCGGCGGCCTCCTGACCGCCTTGCAGAACAGCACCAAAGACCGGATCGAGTACCAGCAACTGCTGTTCGTCAAAGGACCGGCCATCCTGGAGATCCTCGACGGCTGCACCAACGATCCCCTCGTCGACCGCTTCAAACTCCAGGACGGGGAAACGGAAAGAAGCTTCTTTATCGGCAAGTTCGATGGGAAGCCTGACACGGTCGCCTTCGAGACCTACGGCGGCGGCTTCGGCGGCGACATCGGCGTGATAGTGGCCGTCAATGTCGAAACCGACAAGATCGTCGGCATCGGTGTGACCACTCACAGTGAAACGCCCGGCATCGGCTCACGGGCAAAAACCGACAAGGCCTTCAGCCGACAGTTTCAGGGGATGGACATCGCCCAGACCTTCAAGGTCAAATCGGACGGCGGGCAGGTCGACGCCATCAGCGGTGCAACCGTCTCGTCCAAAGGCGTTGCAAGCGCCGTCGATGCGGCTGGTCAAATCTATCAACGTTTGAAATCCGAAATCGTGAAGAAGACGCAGGCGTAA
- a CDS encoding putative 4Fe-4S ferredoxin, iron-sulpur binding domain-containing protein (Evidence 3 : Putative function from multiple computational evidences), producing the protein MLKRSFFSLTKPRLKPPVLWTETSTAPLEMPAPQTGTFFFPQQGPLKDTLGLRPGDAIKTGQKLSSVLDEKRFLVSPLTGAIRAIDEYTGYMGQKFTSFTVDIKPEDEWDPGFGEKVDRGDFEGALAYLTNLPGGDIFEPLAAVNDRTATILISALEDDLFVANNRHALTGAADALKNGIAQLKGTAPSAKVILAAPSDLGGAANRTGAEVHLVDPIYPETLQPLLMRRLLGKSGGGEQAGSGAVFVTADAVALLGEAFSLKRIPVYKVFSVFDKTMRPHQVKARVGTPIRHVLEVLQLSTEHGDRLISGGLMRGQTLFSEDFPILLSTTGLLLQDKSQVKSADDTHCVNCGECVRACPAKIPVNMLIRFLENRLYDEAERDWDLFSCIECGLCSYVCIAHIPLFHYIMLGKHEIAQMRGEEEAHA; encoded by the coding sequence ATGTTGAAGAGATCCTTTTTCAGCCTGACAAAGCCCAGGCTGAAACCCCCGGTTTTGTGGACCGAGACGTCCACCGCGCCGCTGGAGATGCCCGCCCCGCAGACCGGAACTTTCTTTTTCCCGCAGCAGGGCCCCCTCAAGGATACCCTCGGCCTGCGCCCTGGAGACGCCATCAAGACGGGGCAGAAACTCTCATCGGTCCTCGACGAGAAGCGTTTTCTGGTTTCCCCGCTCACAGGGGCGATCCGTGCAATCGACGAATATACCGGGTACATGGGTCAAAAATTCACCTCCTTCACGGTGGACATCAAACCGGAAGACGAATGGGACCCCGGCTTCGGCGAAAAGGTCGATCGGGGCGATTTCGAGGGCGCCTTGGCCTATTTGACCAATCTCCCGGGGGGCGATATCTTCGAACCCCTCGCTGCCGTCAATGACCGGACGGCGACGATTCTCATCAGCGCTCTCGAGGATGACCTCTTCGTCGCGAACAACCGCCATGCCTTGACCGGGGCTGCCGATGCCCTTAAAAACGGCATTGCACAGCTCAAGGGGACGGCGCCATCCGCCAAGGTTATCCTGGCAGCCCCCTCCGATCTCGGCGGCGCAGCGAACCGCACCGGGGCAGAGGTCCACCTGGTCGATCCGATTTACCCTGAGACACTTCAGCCCCTGCTGATGCGAAGACTCCTCGGCAAGAGCGGCGGGGGTGAGCAGGCAGGGTCGGGCGCTGTCTTCGTCACAGCCGATGCCGTGGCCCTCTTGGGAGAGGCGTTCAGCCTGAAGCGCATCCCGGTTTACAAGGTCTTCAGCGTCTTCGATAAGACCATGAGACCTCATCAAGTCAAGGCCCGTGTCGGCACACCGATCCGTCATGTCCTCGAGGTGCTTCAGCTTTCGACCGAACACGGAGACAGGCTGATCAGCGGCGGTCTGATGAGAGGGCAGACGCTTTTTTCCGAGGATTTTCCAATTCTGCTGAGCACAACCGGTCTTCTCCTGCAGGATAAATCGCAGGTCAAGAGTGCAGACGACACGCATTGTGTGAACTGCGGGGAATGTGTTCGTGCCTGCCCTGCAAAAATACCGGTGAACATGCTGATCCGTTTTCTCGAGAACAGACTTTACGATGAGGCCGAACGGGACTGGGACCTCTTCTCCTGCATCGAGTGCGGCCTTTGCAGTTATGTCTGCATCGCTCATATCCCGCTCTTTCACTACATCATGCTCGGCAAACACGAGATTGCCCAGATGAGGGGCGAGGAGGAAGCCCATGCTTAA
- the rsxE gene encoding putative inner membrane NADH-quinone reductase (Evidence 3 : Putative function from multiple computational evidences; PubMedId : 10411911, 10637328, 12773378; Product type c : carrier), which produces MAKTVVQEFTKGLWAEIPPFRLVLGLCPTLAVTKSVDGGIGMGIATTFVLVCSNVLVSLLRNVIPKQVRIACFIVVIATFVTVVELLMQAFTYPLFLQLGIFIPLIVVNCIVLGRAEAFAFKNKLLPSLADGLGIGIGFTLSLAALAALREILGNGTFYNIPVFGPSFQPFTFMVQAPGAFVCLGLMLAGMNMLGKK; this is translated from the coding sequence ATGGCAAAAACGGTTGTCCAGGAATTTACAAAAGGGCTTTGGGCAGAGATTCCGCCCTTCCGGCTGGTCCTCGGCCTTTGTCCCACGCTGGCTGTAACCAAGTCCGTAGACGGCGGCATCGGCATGGGCATCGCCACGACCTTCGTGCTCGTGTGCTCCAATGTCCTCGTGTCCCTTCTCCGCAACGTCATCCCGAAACAGGTTCGGATCGCCTGTTTTATCGTCGTTATCGCCACCTTCGTCACCGTCGTCGAGTTGCTCATGCAGGCATTTACCTATCCCCTGTTCCTGCAGTTGGGTATCTTTATCCCCCTGATCGTGGTGAACTGCATCGTTCTCGGTCGTGCAGAGGCCTTTGCCTTCAAAAACAAGCTCCTCCCTTCTCTCGCCGACGGGCTCGGGATCGGTATCGGCTTTACCCTTTCCCTCGCCGCCCTCGCTGCTCTCAGGGAGATACTCGGGAACGGGACCTTTTACAATATCCCGGTTTTCGGCCCCTCTTTCCAGCCCTTCACCTTTATGGTGCAAGCACCCGGGGCCTTTGTGTGCCTCGGGCTCATGCTTGCGGGAATGAACATGCTGGGCAAAAAATAG
- a CDS encoding Electron transport complex, RnfABCDGE type, D subunit → MLNQKLLVGSHAPFWHNGSSLYSKNANIMLAALPAVAMGIYQYGIPALAVLTLSVASAMIWEWLFNLAARRPVSIGDLDAAVIGLIFGMLLPAGVAWWVVIIGSFAAVVIGKMIFGGVGCNPLNPPLVGLAILMLSWKSLVEFNAALVDYNLGFNMIYPLSAIKFLGAGAAADYDVTGFLMAGQSGAIGATFGLGLIIGGVYLILRGFIRWEIAVSFLVGVFLSALLFNLSDAEKYAPPLFHLLTGYTLIGAFFLATEDSSSPINFVPMLIYGLAGGVMTVLIRNIGAFVDGVVFAVLLLNAANPLLDKIRPKAMGRDIQNA, encoded by the coding sequence ATGCTTAACCAGAAACTCTTAGTCGGCTCGCATGCCCCTTTCTGGCACAACGGCAGCAGCCTCTACAGCAAGAACGCCAACATCATGCTGGCTGCCTTGCCCGCTGTCGCCATGGGCATTTACCAGTATGGGATCCCCGCCCTGGCCGTGTTAACGTTGAGCGTCGCCTCGGCTATGATCTGGGAGTGGCTCTTCAACCTCGCGGCCCGCCGCCCTGTGAGTATCGGAGATCTGGATGCCGCGGTGATCGGGCTGATCTTCGGCATGCTGTTGCCTGCCGGGGTCGCGTGGTGGGTGGTTATCATCGGTTCTTTCGCAGCCGTTGTCATCGGCAAAATGATCTTCGGCGGCGTAGGCTGCAACCCCCTCAATCCACCCCTGGTCGGGTTGGCCATTCTGATGCTCTCCTGGAAATCCCTGGTCGAATTCAACGCCGCGCTGGTTGACTACAACCTCGGGTTCAACATGATCTATCCCCTGAGCGCTATTAAATTCCTTGGGGCGGGCGCCGCTGCCGACTACGATGTCACGGGGTTTCTCATGGCAGGTCAATCCGGTGCGATCGGGGCCACATTCGGCCTCGGGTTGATCATCGGAGGCGTCTATCTGATCCTCCGCGGCTTCATCCGCTGGGAAATCGCTGTTTCGTTCCTCGTGGGCGTTTTCCTGTCGGCCCTTTTGTTCAATCTGAGCGATGCAGAGAAGTACGCCCCGCCCCTCTTCCACCTCCTCACCGGCTACACGCTGATCGGCGCCTTCTTCCTTGCAACCGAGGATTCTTCATCTCCGATCAATTTCGTGCCCATGCTTATCTACGGTTTGGCCGGCGGTGTCATGACCGTCCTGATCCGCAACATCGGGGCCTTCGTCGACGGAGTGGTCTTCGCAGTTCTCCTCTTGAATGCCGCAAACCCGCTGCTCGACAAGATCAGACCCAAAGCGATGGGGAGGGATATTCAAAATGCGTGA